Genomic window (Ananas comosus cultivar F153 linkage group 1, ASM154086v1, whole genome shotgun sequence):
ttttatttaaaacagtgcaaaaaaattttaacagtgtaattttattttaacagtgtaattttatttttttcttttttttttctataattttttgcctttattttttttttttctacaatttttttttgtcatgctTCTTcgccaacggccacggcgccaGCGACGACGCTGCTAAGAACTTTCTGCTCCGAGGTTCCAGCGCCGCAGCAACTTCcgcggtgtcgacgtcggcgtcgGAGACAGCCgaggaggcgaaggaggaggaaaaaagaGAGGGCAGGGAATGACGAGAGAGGGTGAGATAGGCGTCATCGTCGGAGGTTGTGGAGGAGGCTcggggaggggaaaaaaaaaagtcacggtgcggcctcggcggggtcggaagCGAGGAATGCGGGGGTGCACAGGTGATGGCGAGGGCATGAGGGTGAGATGCGAGGCAGGTTgtttccgcctctgcctctgcctctccaaaaaataaaaaaagaagagagaaaaataataataatattttaatcagtttattaaaaattcggatTGAATCGacaaaatctaaaaaaaggGCCCAGTAAAAAANAGCAAAATCatgaatacaaaaatataaaaacaaacgCCTATAGATATAGGTCTTTTGAGAATACgccttagaatcatatttttatgacttcttttctagaattttttttataaatagtcttcttgaaacttttatttacaaaaataggcctccttaaaatttatttgtaaaaatagtctCCAAATTGGCCAGGTCAGCAAGCAGGAATATGCGGTAAATGGTTTACCGCATATATAtatgcggtaaaccattcaccgcatttgtGGGACCATCAGCTACCTCAGTCACGTGTGCTGGGAGCATGAAATACcgcttttaaaggcggtgaatggttcaccgcttttaaatgcggtgaatagttcaccgcttttaaaggcggcgaatggttcaccgcttttaaatgcggtgaaccattcaccgccttggATCATTTATACCCCACCGCGCCCGAGcccctttcctttctctctcgctCACCCGCGCGCGAGCTTCTCCACTGTCTCCCGCACGCTCCCTCACTCCTCTCTACCTCACTCGAGTCcgacgccgccgtcgctgccgccgtcgccggcgccgccgactGTACCCGCGCGCGAGCTCCTGCGTCTCCAGAGCTTCTCCTCTCTGTCTCCCGCACGCTCTCTCACTCCTCTCTATCTTACTCACTCCGACCCGAGTCCGAGGCCGCCGTCGCTGCGGACGCCGCCATCGCTGCGGACGCCGCCAtcgctgccgccgtcgccggcgccgactgTACTGCTTCTGCCGTGCCTTCTCTTCTCAGCATTGCAACGACATTGTTCCATTAGGTTAGTGGTGAGAGGTTTgagaaaaatctaattatttttgaaatagagTTGATTGTTTCTAAATAATNAAAAAAAAAGcgttttttttggataaaatttaagtattcgCGAATCGCCCAAAAAAAGTTCGGCCCTCGCGGGTCGCGGGTCTCGCGGGTCGCGGCCCACCCAAAACAGAAAACAGAAAAAGCCCTTCGGTCCGAGTTCGCTTCCCTCCCCGCAAAACAACAAAATCACTCGATCAAAAAGTTTTTGCCCTAACACTCCCTCTCACCCCTGCGGCCCTGCCACCGACCTCAGCCCCcatcccttcccctccccctcttcccttccggccgctcgccgaacgccatcggaagccccCGCGGCGCCACATCGAAGATCGTGTTCTTCACTCTTCATaaatcgaaaccctcctcgtcgcctcttactcttcctcttccgcttccgctctCCAACGATGGATCAGTAAtcgggtggttctttacaaaccagGTACGAATCGggtggttctctctctctctctctttcctttattTCATGATTTCATCTTCTCTTAATTACTGACTCTATGGTTTTGAGTACCAAGACCACGACTACAAAATGTACCTCatacttctttttttatctttaatctcTACAGCATACATGAATCTTCGAAGATACCATAGATATTCTTAAAACAGAATAATCAGCAAATAAGGTTTTAAGACCTCAATAGGTTGATATGCGCAgcagcatacatgaatatcctGTGCTTGTGTGCTTTATGTTTATTCAAGCTTTCATGTATGCTTATTATATGTGGAATTGTGAActttatatatcttttatttgtttactgttTAGACTTTAGATATGCTAGTATGCACTATGCAAAGTGCGAGTTTTATCTTGTACTTTGTTTCCAACTATGCTTGTATGTGAACCTTCTATGCTTTATATTTAAAGTCTAaacagtaaacaaataaaagatatataaagTTCATAATTCCACATATAAGCATGCATAAAAGCTTGAATAAACATAAAACATTCAAGCACAGAAAGTTCTAGTGGGATTTGAGTCTTGCGACACCACCCGAGTACACTTTAGANtcttatattcttaagaattatgagtatttatgctaatagcataaatcttgagagaaaaaaatttaatttaatagccgaattttttatcccgaatatttaattggtgaacgtataatatccgtataaatcacttatccgaataattggcgaatccattttttagccgtattttttaacaaatttaaaaattagaagacgaattttatctgaattatatccgtaccgaatttttgccgaatccgaattaactaactctctctcccccctcgaAACCCTAGTCGACTCCACTGCGCCTTCTTACTTATCTAGGGCTAGGGTTTATCTCCACCCCTCTCCTTCGCATGGGGAAGAAGCGGAAGcacgcggaggcggcggaggcacCGAAGAAGGACGACTCGGCTCCGCCGAGGCCGAAACGCACTCTCACTGGTTGGAAGGATGGCGAACCGGAGAAGCCGAGCGATTCGAGCGCACACACTGTTTTCCGCAACAAAGAGAAGGTCTTGATCACTTGCTCGCGGCGAATCAACTATAGGTGAGCTTCTGAGATCGAGATCTCACATCGTTGTGTAGATTTGAGTTGTTCATTCCTTCCTTTTTGCCTAACATTTTGGTCTGTTTGTTGGGGAATTGGAATTGATGGTGTTGGTTAGGTATCGGCATCTTATGCTTAATGTAGTGTCTCTGCTACCCCACTGCAAGAAAGATAGCAAGGTCGAGTCGAAAGAGAGCAAAGGGTCGACTCTGAATGAGCTGATCGAGCTGAGGAATTGCTCTAGCTGCTTATTCTTTGAGGTATCCCCTGCATCTCGTGTTATTTATTGAAGTTCCGTGAGATGCCGAAATATGGTTGCCGTAAAAGTTtggtttttatgttttttttttcccctgctACTAACTGTTAGATCTCCATATTTTTGTTTAGTGTTGTATATTGTATTACTTGGCCTAGCTTCTACTTCTGCTTTCAGCTGCAGCAGCCATCTCTGGTAGTGTTTGGCAAGTTGTGTCGGATGGCTGAGATGAGCTTAGTGCTTCTCCTAGAAGCATTAATACATCCTATAGCTATGCCAAGAGACCATGAGCATGGATTCCTGCTAAATAGTcagttttaatttggttttcaaatttaattgttCAATGAATTTTAATGTGAAGCTTTTATGTTGACTTTTCTTAAAAGTTtgaacaattataaatttataattgctgAACCTTCTTATACGTTTGCTATATCAGTGCAGGAAACAGAAAGATCTTTACCTCTGGATGGTTAAGTCTCCAAGCGGGCCATCAGTCAAGTTCTTAGTTAATGCTGGTGGGCATCTTTGCTGTTGAACGTTCAACTTGTTGATGATTTCTCTCTGTATTTTGAGGTTGCATGTACATATACTCTTAACTGTGCTATTATCTTATTTTAACAAACTCTGTACTCTTTTCTTATATTGACAGTTCACACGATGGATGAATTGAAGCTTACTGGCAATCATCTAAAAGGTTCCCGCCCATTGTTAACATTTTCAACAAACTTCGATAAGGAACCTCACTGGAAACTTGTAAAGGAGATGATAACTCAGGTGATTGTTGGTCTTGCCTATCTTTAATACTTGTATGCTTAAGCATTTTCCAGAGGTTGTCAGCCTATCAGGTTTCATCTGTTACATTAGCAACAATTTTCTTCAAGGCCCATGAAATAATAGCTATATTTCGTTAAGAGATACTCGAGTTTATGAACACAAAATTATCTATGTCATGATTTGCATACTTCGAAGATTTACTTGCTCATTCTAGCATGTAGCAAgctttgtatttatttttcctcAGTAACCTTTTTACTCATGTCtcgtataaataataattagttttCTTAAGCCTTTGTTTTTAATATGTTGAgtgttttcataaaaaaaacCATTTTGAGAAGCGTTAGTCTGCagattaaaaaaggaaaaaatgccGTTGCCATTTTTGATTAATCATAGAGATGTCCGTGTAAGTTCATATGCTCTCACTTCTTGTACAAGTATATTAGAGCAGAACCTAATTTGTAAGGCGCTGGTAAGGCGCGCGGCCTAGGCCTTCTGAGCTGCAAGTGATGATGACAGTGGTTAAACCTTATTTCGAATTATGCATGTTTCTTAAAAGAGTCTAAGCAAACGTGATATATTTCTTAAAGTTGTAGTGCTGGCAGAATATGCTAAAGGCTGACTTTTTCCTTCCCTAATTGCAGATATTTGCGACACCGAAAGACCACAGGAAATCTAAGCCTTTCCATGACCACGTGtttgtattttcaattttggATGATCATGTATGGTTCCGGAATTACCAGGTGAAGTAGCAATCTTTGACCTATCTGATGGTTTTTTTGTTGCAGATAGCTGAAACTCAACATTTTTTCCAAATTCTTTTCAGTTTCATAAGCATTTCTACTACTACTATGTTTCATTAGACTAGGGTGTTGGAATAATTCATAATGCTACGTGAAATGAGTCCCACTTAACTGGTTAATTGCTGAGTAGTTACCGGTTAATTTTTTGTGATGAAAGTCGGTGTAATGCGATGCATGTGTAGTATTACTGTAATCTGCTTTAAGAGGTGGTTTTGACTCCCATTCTTAATTCATCAGAAATGTTATAATTTTTCTTATGTTGCTAATAACTTTTTGTTTCGGTAATACTTGCATGAATATATTGAAAGCTTTGTGTTATTTACATTTTACAATTTTGAAAGAAACTTAAAACATACAGAGTATTTTTGGGACGGCGGCAAATAAGAACCTCACTAGTAGGAAATCATAGCAATGAATTGCTACTTCTATCACATAAGATCCATCCTCAAGTGGAAATTACTTTCAAAACAGACTTTAAGCTGGAGTCTAATTTGTTTGCAGATTTCTGTTCCCCACAATGAGACTGATAAAGTGGACCGAGGAGGTTTAGATAAAATGACGCTTGTCGAGGTATATATCAATCTTGAAGTTATAAAGGAAATAATAGTATTTTTGGCACATGTTTTAATTGAATTGTTTCTTAATAGGTTGGTCCAAGGTTTTGTTTGAACCCGATCAAGATATTTGGTGGCAGTTTTGGTGGCCCGACGTTATATGAGAATCCATTCTACGTATCACCAAATCAGGTATGCATCTGTCCTGTGTCCTCTTTTATTCCTCTTCGGCAAGATGAGCCACTGAGATAATGAACCAGTTCTTCTGTGAACAGTGCCAGAGTTTGTCAAAAATCCGACAAACCTTTCCTCTTATGTACATGATTTACtgtttatgtttttctttctttctttctttttttaaaaaaatcttttgctTATCTATCTTTATAAGTAACTTCCATTTGGCTAACCCGGAAAAGTGCTGATTGAGCAGTAAAGTTGTTCAAAGAAGCACCGACGGCATTTTTTTGCAGAAACCTCGAGTTATATTCTGATTGAAATTTGCAGCTATTTATACTAATGTATTTGTGGACTGTCCCTTATCTGAcactttaaattcaagtttGTTACTGTCTTAATTTCATTATCCTACTGGGCTTTTGGATCTGTTTGTGTTTACTGATTTGTTTTGCTTTGCATCAGATCCGGGCTctggagaagaggaagaaagccGGAAAGTATGTGAAGAAGGTGAAGGCCAAGACGAGGCGAAAGATACATGAAATGTCGAACGCCTTGGAGCCGGACGAGTTTGCGGATTTGTGGaaggaataaattaaattttgtcaGCTCACATAAATTTCGAATTTCAGGAAATTTTGACCTCATGTTTCCTACTGGCTTTGAACTTGGATgtacttttcttctttcttagtTTTGAATGTTCTGATGTTTTCTCCACCATGGtctcttttctttacattgttCATGTATGAATATACTTTGTCATTATCTATTTAAAAAACAATGCTGCTCTTTTTATTGATTTCATAAAATACTTTCTTTTGGGATTGGAGTCAGAATTTTAACATTTGAATTTGTACTTAAGATGTCCAGTAAGCTAGAAATTGTGGAAGCATAAGAATATTGAGGTTTGAAGCTGCTGCTTCCAAGGGCCTGGAAGCTAGTCAGATGAGTGACTTCAAACTACTTTTTAGAGTAGAAAAGCTGTTTCAGAAGCCAGACTATGGATTTACTTGTATGTGGTTTGTGGCCAACTGCCTTCTGTTTCTTACATAAAAATTAGATGATTGGAGGAGGATCAAATGATTTGCAGTAGTGCAATTCACCCATTTTAGGAACCAAGCATGTTTTCTCATTAAACTTAATTTGTTTGGTATTATAAATCTAGCACTAAAAGAAAATATCATGTAATATTATACCAGTGAAATATTCTCTAATAAATACGCTATCAAGTCGAGAGACCAAATCAAAATATTCTCTTTGTTTGGTATCTGTAGTTTTATCAAGAACCAAACCAGAACCGGAGTGATTTAACCAAATCTGAACAGATTTGAGAACAGTTGTGTATTTTGGGAGTCGATTCTCAACTCTCGcctttaataaaataaacaagcTTACCAGAAACCAGCTTGTAATTTATTACATCAAATCACATATCTGCAGTTTCCTGTAGTTATGTGTCCAACTGATCGGAAATCGGCTATTTACAGCAGTAAGAAGCGAACAATCAGACACTGAGTTTCGGGCGGTAGTTCGGGCTTGCAAAGTGCTTAGTGAAAGAGTCGACGCAGGCCATTCTGATCCTCTCGGGTGTTGCAGGATTATCGAGCGGGAACCACTCATTTAGACCCTCCTCGGCTCGTGCTGCAATGATTGCATCTTTGATCGCGAAAAACACAGAAGATGCAAGGAAGAATGGCGGCTCGCCCACAGCTTTCGAAGAGTGAATTGCCTTCGGATTTGGAACACCCTGCAGCATTATCAGTAAAAGATTCGCAATTAATCAACACAGGAAATGCACAGCTCTGCATAAAAGATCGTAAAATACAAAATACCTAAGCCTGATGAAATAATGGGTCTAAGAGTAAAAGACATCAAACAAGCAAAGATGCGACTTAGATGAATTTAAAGTCGTCGATTATGAACTGTTCACAATGATACACCGGGGAGAGTAAGATTGCAGTCTCTTAAACGGAGGgtaatagaaaattaaaatttcgagGAAAATTTCTACTCGCCGATTACAGAAAGAGACTATTTTAAAAGCTTAGTACCTTATAAAGATCTGCGAGATACAGAACCTTACATATTTTGCACTTTGTTGTTTCTCACTATTGAAGATATCTTCTTTCTGTTTTGTCAAACAAGTTGAACATATTTTCCTCAAATTATAGAATTTAATAGCATATAGATGTATAAACATACCAACTCCAAAATATGAATGAATCACACAGGCTGCAATAGTACTAATTGGCAAGCAAAAAACCACTACCTTCAAAAGTGAAACCTTGAATTTCAGAGGTATATCATTTACTGAAGGAATTTTGTAGGTTCCAGGGCCGCAAGTAAACAGGTTGCCGGATCTAATCCACTTGTGATGAGCATCTCCCCATTTCAGCTCTTCCAAGGCAACCCAGCCTAATCCTTGTATAAAAGCTCCTTCAATCTACAACTCAaagatttatggtaaaaatgaaaggggtttaaaaaaaaaaaacatagaaaataaaGGAACCCTAAAATAGCAAATTCATAAGAATCATAAACTATTCATTCTATATTACTCAAGACTTAATAAATAgaagatgaaaaataattttctaaggCACCTGTCCAATGTCAATGGCTGGATTAAGCGAATATCCGAGATCCATAACAATATCTGCTGTTCTTGTATAGAAATCTCCAGTTAAAGTGTCTATTTCAACCTCAGCAAATGCCGCTCCATAGGTGTAGTAGCTGAACAGAGTTCCCTTACCCACTTTCCAGTCAAACCCAACATTAGGTGTGATATAAAAACCGTGAGCTGAGAGATCTATTCGCTCCATGTAGCATGCACACACTAACTGGCAAAATTAACATTTGTGATTCAGAGACGTCGTGAAATACAAATAATCAAAACCACAAATCTATCTCGGTAACCACAATAGATTGCAATTCTATAATTATGTGAATCCcattaaaatttcatttaagagtggaaaaatttaaaatttcatcgCATAAACTAGTGATTCAGAGCAAAGAATTCAACTGGCTGCCATACATAGCAGAAGATATTGAGAAGGCAATACCTCGGCAAAAGAACTGTGCTTTTGTCTGCAAGCTATAGGTTCCATGCGGGCCTTAATTTGCTCACAAGCATCTAAAACTGCAGCGCCATACAAATCCGAACTTGCAGAAGCTGCCGTTGCTGATGCATTAGGAACCTATAAAAAGAATACTACCATAAAGTTCATATATTATAAAATGTTCCGACTGAATTATCTCCATTGGTTTAGAGTAATACTGACCTTATCAGTGCTTGTTTCCGATATGAATACAGAACTGAGAGGAATATTAAAGGATGAGGCAGCAATTTGGGCGACTTTTGTGTGTAGGCCTTGTCCCATCTCCACTCCACCATGCGTCACTAGGACGGTGCCATCAGTATACACTTGCACAAGAGCGCCAGCCTGCAGAGCCATTCATCGATGTAAACCAAAtaacaaggaaaaaaagaatgatgaagagAAAATAGAAACCCATATAGATTCTCCCCCATCTGCTCCGCCACCCCAGGGTTAGCACCACTGACCTAAAGACGGAACTGTCATAATTACTTCATTCATAACTACAACCTAGAAATTGTGTATAATATTCTGCTGCATATCTATAGTTGTTTCTCATGATTTACACCAGATATGGAACAACATATGTTAAGACTATACAAAAAGAGAAACAGGAAGTACTGCAGGGATGAAAATTACTAAGCCTCGGTCATGTATTTTTCAGAGGCGCAAGAAACATTAATTgttcaaaaacaaaataaagaacTCACGCATTTGATATCCGAAGCAGAAATTCATCTGTGGTATTAATAGTATTCTGCAAATTCCTTGAATACCTGATTCATGTGCTTTGCAGTGAAGGAGATGCCGAATTTGGTGGGAACCATTGCAACTCCTCGCTTTCTCCAACGATTTTGACGGTTAAAAGAGCTTACTGCTTCGCGAGCATTTTGAAAATCACAAGAGATCTTTAGTTCATCCCACACCTGTCTGATTGTGCAGTTCTCAAGCACTTGTCCATAATGAAGCACTGTCCCTTCATTGTGAAAATTAAGCTCCTGAATATTACCGAATTTAGACAATTTCTAATGGTGAAAAACAAGAATGTTGACAAAAGTAATCTGGAACAAACAAGTATTTACTACTTACCCGTATCTCCTCAGGACTTTTCCGAAGCTCCGTAGCTATACGTTGAATCCAGTTCTCAGTAATAAGCATGCCCTGTGGGCTCCCAAAACCCCTGAAAGCTGTATTACTTGGGAAATTTGTAAAGCAAACTTGGCCTCGAATCTTGATGTGGGGTATATCATAGACATTTTCTGAATTAAACATAGCACGCTCCAGGACTGGAACAGACACGTCCAATGAATTCCCACCATTATTGTAGATTTCAAGATCCAATGCCATAACCTTCCCTTCATTTGTAAACCCAACCTGAAGTAATTAtatcgagaaaaagaaaaaaagaaaaagaaaactttagGTAACCatgatatgaaatttaaatacaaaGGAAATGTAGGACCCGATCATTACTTCACGCAAAATTGTTTTTGTAGCTTTAGATTCTATGTATACCAATAATTAACATGACAATTAAGCTTCTTGCAGAAGCTTAAAGATTGAGTTGCATCTGAAAAATCCTAACTGTAACATGCTTTACTACTGCAAAGTGCAAGGACAGTCGAAGTTTGTCAACATGGAACCTAGGAAAGGGGAGCAACCATTATCGTGACCATCTATTGTCCTTGAACATGTGGATTAGTAACAATTTAATAGGTCTAATCTAGCCATAAGAGTAGGGAATACCCAATGCAAATAAATGGCcagatctagggtatatgaagcaTGCACAGATGTGCACTCTaaagaataataatacaaaCTAAACAAACCGTCGGTACATTGCACAATTGAAGTTATGACATAACTGTACACAGGTAGCACTCTGAAgcaacagaatttaactcttccaaaaaaaattgagtaaTTAATGAAATCAGTACCTTGTATTTTCCAAGGAAGCTGTGCCGCTGTCCAGTTATCATCATATCGACATCCCTGTCTAGAACAATCTTCACTGGTGTTCTTAAATGATATGATGCTACAGATGCTGCAGCTGCAATGAAGGAAGATCTGGTTTCTTTCCCACCAAAGCCACCACCAATGCGCTTTGTCTTGCAAACGACTTTCGATAATGGTAGATCAAGAACATTGGCAACATACTCCTGGTTCCTTTGTGGTGCCTGAGCACCAGCAAAGGGATGCGCAACATTAGACCAATTTATAATGtgtaaaaaagaatttattaaatttagaagAGGAATGAGAATTAAATAAATCTATTGCACGAAATTTCCTCAGGGAAACGAAAGCTACTTCATGCATTGATATCATCTTACAGTAGAACTTTCACTAAAATTTTCAGTGACACTCGGAAGTAAGTCAACATTGctttcattaaatatgatttcaccaaaaaaaacaaGACTAGATCGATGGGTTAATAGGTGCCCCACCAAAGTTGTAATGGTTGTCTCTTAAGTTTgatctcattaaaaaaaaaaaacgcagaCATTACACCTTTGCACTTCATTTGCACAAAGGAGTAAGCTCGAAAGAAATTTGGCTCGTCTTTTAATTATTCTCTTATCATTTAGCGGTATATCATGATTTCTGGAAGTAGGCAAGTCCTAGAATATCCTTACTCGACAAAAGCATGACTTAAAGAATAGAAATGATTCAGCTATAAATATTTAGGATAAGAGCTTTCAGAAACCACGAGAAATGGTAGACCATCAAACAGCGCAGGCATCTTGGTATCAAAAGAAAAGTCACATGAAGTTATACAAATTTAGCCCCGAAAGTTGACCAAGATACCGATTTTGTTCTTAGTTGCAATAAATTTAGCCCTAAAGTTTGATTAATCTCATTCGCAAAGTGTCAAAGTTAACAAAGCAAAGTCTTAGGTTCAAGTGGGCACCCTTTTCTGATGATAGATTAACATATAACATATTTATTATGCAAAACAACCTTCAGGGGC
Coding sequences:
- the LOC109715593 gene encoding ribosome biogenesis protein BRX1 homolog 1-like is translated as MGKKRKHAEAAEAPKKDDSAPPRPKRTLTGWKDGEPEKPSDSSAHTVFRNKEKVLITCSRRINYRYRHLMLNVVSLLPHCKKDSKVESKESKGSTLNELIELRNCSSCLFFECRKQKDLYLWMVKSPSGPSVKFLVNAVHTMDELKLTGNHLKGSRPLLTFSTNFDKEPHWKLVKEMITQIFATPKDHRKSKPFHDHVFVFSILDDHVWFRNYQISVPHNETDKVDRGGLDKMTLVEVGPRFCLNPIKIFGGSFGGPTLYENPFYVSPNQIRALEKRKKAGKYVKKVKAKTRRKIHEMSNALEPDEFADLWKE